In Octopus bimaculoides isolate UCB-OBI-ISO-001 chromosome 14, ASM119413v2, whole genome shotgun sequence, the following are encoded in one genomic region:
- the LOC106874054 gene encoding oocyte zinc finger protein XlCOF6 encodes MTVSMDLADILTAYTSVISVTEPPKDFYPQELNDNNINNPTATTITTTTTTTTNNNCNSDICNIQTIENNNVGGDFTQIKDIQERLTNTNNNEEKMPLCEICGKYFLNLQEHLKIHVTKKSFVCESCGKSFAQNSKLLEHNRIHTGEKPFQCDVCGMHFARNYDMKRHTKIHSGEKPFSCHICGRHFGRSSQIREHMLTHTGEKPFKCETCGKCFSRNSQLQQHQNTHSSTKLFSCKICEKSFSCKSSLNKHQHIHLAEKPFQCDVCGKQFLRNDEKIRHTQTHSENKQLDCNVCWTSFQENSQLQEHLKTHLSEKPLECRMCGKYFAKGSKLQEHTRTHTGEKPFPCNVCGKHFARSYDRKRHTRIHTGEKPFGCDICGKRFSRSTQIREHIRIHTGEKPFSCETCGRSFTQSSKLNEHLRMHTEEVLFQCSVCNENFNQNNILQEHIKSHMDEKLTTCEEEHREPLAIDNKLKDCRQKLFPCEVCDKSFQENDLLEKHLTTIHIGEKSFDCDMCGKSFVQTNQMPAYQDVEMAEKLFSCEIRSSYIESSELKKHSQLHSEETPFPCDVCGKLFHQSVQLKRHLKIHSGEKPFSCDVCEKKFGRRCQLREHMKTHTSEKSFKCDTCGKGFSRSCKLQEHNRIHSGEKPFQCYICGNFFARNYDMKRHIRTHTGEKPFSCSTCGKKFSRSSQMLEHTKTHSGVKPFRCSDCGKCFARSSQMQEHHRMHTGEKPFPCDICIKSFARSSTLKKHKKTHK; translated from the coding sequence ATGACTGTGAGCATGGATCTCGCAGATATTTTAACTGCATATACATCTGTGATTTCTGTCACGGAACCTCCCAAAGATTTTTACCCTCAAGAACTCAatgacaacaatattaacaatcccactgccaccaccattaccaccaccaccaccaccaccacaaacaacaactgcaacagtgaTATTTGTAATATCCAAACCATTGAAAATAACAATGTTGGTGGTGATTTCACACAAATTAAGGATATCCAGGAAAGACTaacaaataccaacaacaatgagGAAAAAATGCCACtttgtgaaatttgtggaaagTATTTTCTTAATTTACAAGAGCATCTTAAAATTCATGTCACCAAGAAGTCATTTGTTTGTGAAAGTTGTGGGAAATCTTTTGCTCAAAACAGCAAATTATTGGAGCACAACAGAATtcacactggggaaaaaccattcCAGTGTGATGTGTGTGGCATGCATTTTGCCAGGAATTATGATATGAAacgacacacaaaaatacatagtGGTGAAAAACCGTTTAGTTGTCATATTTGTGGGAGACATTTTGGTCGTAGTAGCCAGATTCGAGAacacatgctaacacacactGGTGAGAAACCATTCAAGTGTGAAACCTGTGGAAAATGTTTTTCCCGCAATAGCCAATTGCAACAACATCAGAATACTCATTCAAGTACCaaattattttcttgtaaaaTCTGTGAGAAATCTTTCTCATGCAAAAGCTCTTTAAATAAACATCAACATATTCATTTAGCTGAGAAACCTTTCCAGTGTGATGTTTGTGGAAAGCAATTTCtgagaaatgatgaaaaaattagacacactcaaacacactctgaaaataaacaattagacTGTAATGTTTGTTGGACATCATTTCAGGAAAACTCACAATTGCAGGAGCATTTGAAAACTCATCTTAGCGAGAAACCATTGGAGTGTAGAATGTGTGGGAAATATTTTGCAAAAGGCAGTAAACTACAAGaacatacaagaacacacactGGTGAGAAACCATTCCCTTGTAATGTCTGTGGAAAGCACTTTGCTCGCAGTTATGACAGGAAAAGGCACACAAGGATCCACACCGGAGAAAAACCGTTtggttgtgatatctgtggcaagcGATTCAGTCGAAGTACTCAGATACGTGAGCATATACGGATacacacaggtgaaaaaccattcAGCTGTGAAACTTGTGGACGATCTTTTACTCAGAGTAGCAAATTGAATGAACATTTACGAATGCATACTGAGGAAGTGCTATTTCAATGTTCAGTTTGTAATGAGAACTTCAATCAGAATAATATTTTGCAAGAACACATTAAAAGTCACATGGATGAGAAACTGACTACCTGTGAGGAGGAACACCGGGAACCTTTAGCTATAGACAATAAATTAAAAGATTGTAGACAGAAATTATTCCCATGTGAGGTGTGTGATAAGTCCTTCCAAGAGAATGATTTGCTGGAGAAACATCTAACAACAATCCATATTGGAGAGAAATCATTCGACTGTGATATGTGTGGAAAGTCTTTTGTTCAAACTAACCAAATGCCAGCATATCAGGATGTGGAAATGGCTGAGAAGCTATTCAGCTGTGAGATTCGTAGCTCTTATATTGAAAGCAGTGAATTGAAGAAGCACAGCCAATTACACAGTGAAGAAACACCATTTCCTTGTGATGTATGTGGAAAGCTATTCCACCAAAGTGTTCAGCtgaaaagacatttgaaaatACATTCTGGGGAAAAGCCATTTAGCTGTGATGTCTGTGAGAAAAAATTTGGCCGAAGGTGCCAATTACGTGAACATATGAAGACACATACCAGTGAGAAATCATTTAAATGTGATACATGTGGCAAAGGTTTCTCACGCAGCTGTAAACTTCAAGAACACAACCGAATACActctggagagaaaccatttcagtgTTATATTTGTGGTAATTTCTTTGCCCGAAACTATGACATGAAACGCCATATCAGGacacacactggagagaaaccgttCAGCTGTAGCACATGTGGAAAGAAGTTTAGTCGGAGCAGCCAGATGCTGGAGCACACTAAGACACACTCTGGTGTGAAGCCTTTCCGATGCAGTGACTGTGGGAAGTGTTTTGCACGTTCTAGCCAGATGCAGGAACATCATCGAAtgcacacaggagagaaaccattcccTTGCGATATTTGTATAAAATCCTTTGCAAGAAGCAGTAcattaaagaaacacaaaaaaacacacaaataa
- the LOC106874056 gene encoding zinc finger protein 658B, translated as MVDSLFKGSYKSSIEFNDCATKKNIKDTSKSKLLDCDICGKSFFRLKNLKQHRKTHTNERRFHCDICGKKFFTNSHLKRHHRIHTGERPFKCGICKKAFTQNNDLKSHFRIHTGEKPFKCEICNESFSESGSLRKHIKIHTGEKSFECNICGRGFIQSSQLRQHILTHTGEKPFQCQICCRNFAQNSALKRHYRVHTGEKPFQCSFCPESFTRSCFLKKHLIHHKEAKSFECDICQEIFMREDDLLSHWEMHFVENTFETETHQNTCTEMIYINEDSEIYLDKNPVPVALHINTFAFDNLIGYHNKMKEDKSFNCDICGKDFTTKAHLKRHNMIHTGEKPHECSLCEKSFAQRSELKSHYRTHTGEKPFKCEICEECFSEKGSLGKHMRIHTGEKSFKCNICGRCFTQSGHLHQHILIHTGEKPFKCETCGKPFAKNSALKRHYTVHTGEKPFPCEVCGEAFSQSCHMKKHLLKHHLSEMLP; from the coding sequence ATGGTTGATTCTTTATTCAAAGGCTCATATAAATCTTCTATTGAGTTCAATGACTGTGCtacaaagaaaaacatcaaagaCACTTCAAAAAGTAAACTTcttgactgtgatatctgtggaaagtcTTTCTTCCGTCTGAAGAACTTAAAACAGCACCGTAAAACACATACAAATGAGAGACGTTTCCATTGTGATATATGCGGGAAAAAATTTTTCACTAATTCCCACTTGAAACGCCATCATAGGATACACACTGGAGAACGACCATTCAAGTGTGGCATCTGCAAAAAGGCCTTTACACAAAACAATGACCTAAAAAGCCATTTCCGCatccatactggagaaaaacctttcaAGTGTGAAATCTGCAATGAGTCTTTCAGTGAAAGTGGGTCACTGCGGAAACATATAAaaattcacactggagaaaaatcCTTTGAGTGTAACATTTGTGGACGTGGTTTTATCCAAAGTAGTCAGTTGAGACAACATATTCTGACCCACACTGGTGAAAAACCTTTCCAGTGTCAGATCTGCTGTAGGAATTTTGCTCAAAATAGTGCTTTGAAAAGACACTATAGGgtgcatacaggagagaaaccatttcaatgTAGTTTTTGTCCCGAGTCTTTTACTCGgagttgtttcttgaaaaaacACTTAATACATCATAAAGAAGCTAAATCATTTGAGTGTGACATATGTCAGGAAATTTTCATGAGGGAAGATGATCTATTGTCTCATTGGGAAATGCATTTTGTTGAGAACACATTTGAAACAGAAACTCATCAAAATACCTGTACTGAAATGATTTATATCAATGAAGACAGCGAAATTTATCTTGATAAAAATCCTGTCCCTGTTgctttacatataaatacttttGCTTTTGATAATCTAATTGGGTATCACAATAAAATGAAAGAGGATAAGTCTTTtaactgtgatatatgtggtaaggATTTTACTACCAAAGCACACCTAAAACGACACAACATGATTCACACAGGGGAAAAACCACATGAGTGTTCTCTGTGTGAAAAGTCCTTTGCACAACGTAGTGAACTTAAAAGCCATTACAGGACACACACTGGTGAGAAGCCTTTCAAGTGTGAGATCTGTGAAGAGTGTTTCAGTGAAAAGGGTTCATTGGGAAAACACATGAGGATTCACACAGGGGAGAAGTCATTTAAATGTAATATCTGTGGTCGATGTTTTACCCAGAGTGGTCATCTCCATCAGCACATTTtgattcacactggagaaaaaccattcaaGTGCGAAACATGTGGTAAACCATTTGCAAAAAATAGTGCACTAAAAAGACATTACACTGTACATACTGGTGAGAAACCTTTCCCCTGTGAAGTGTGTGGGGAAGCCTTCAGTCAGAGTTGTCATATGAAAAAACACCTACTAAAACATCACCTTAGCGAAATGCTCCCATAG